Part of the Streptomyces sp. RFCAC02 genome is shown below.
CGTTGAACCCGAACGTGCCGATGAAGCCGACCAGCACGATGAGCCACAGCAGATCGGGCCGCCGTCCGACGTAGGCCAGGCCCTCGCGGAGCTGGCCCTTGCCGCGCGGGGCGCGCTCGGCGGGGTTCAGCTCGGAGGTGCGCATCATCAGCAGTCCGATGATCGGCGCGGCGAACGACAGGCCGTTGAGCAGGAACGCCCACCCGGACCCGACGGCCGAGATCATCACACCGGCGACGGCGGGGCCGACGAGGCGGGCGGACTGGAAGTTCCCCGAGTTGAGGGACACGGCGTTGCGCAGGAGGCGCGGTCCGACCATGTCGGAGACGAACGTCTGGCGGGCCGGGTTGTCCACGACCGTGACCAGGCCGACGACGAACGCGACGGCGTACACGTGCCAGACGGCCACCACGCCGGACAGCGTCAGGGCGGCGAGCGTCAGGCCCGTCACGCCCAGCGCGCCCTGGGTGGCGAGCAGCAGGCGGCGCTTGTCGAGTCGGTCGGCGAGGACACCGCCGTAGAGACCGAAGAGCAGCATCGGGAGGAACTGGAGGGCCATGGTGATGCCGACGGCTGCGGCCGAGTCGGTCAGTTCGTGGACCAGCCAGTCCTGGGCGATGCGCTGCATCCACGTGCCGATGTTCGACACGACGGAGGACGCGAAGTGGATCCGGTAGTTCCGGATCCGGAAGGAACTGAAGGTGGAGATCTTGTCGGTGGTCGTCAGGGGTGCGGGTGCGGAGTCTGCTCCGGGTCCCGGACTCAAGGGTCAACACTCCTTCGTGCGCTGCGCGCGTGCGCGCCGTGCTGTGGTGCGGGTGGTTCGGTCGTGCTGCGGTGCTGTGCTGCGGTACTGCGGTGGTGCTGTGGTGCGGGAAGGTCCGTCAGAGGTGGGCGAGGCGGTGGAGGACGGGGGCCGCCGAGCGGAGCGTGGCCCACTCCTCCTCGTCGAGCTGTTCGGCGAGCGCGGCCAGCCACTCGTTCCGCTTGGCCCGGCTCGCGGTGACCACCTCGGCCGCCTCGTCGGTCGCGGCCACGAGCTTCTGGCGGCGGTCCTCCGGGTGCGGCGCGAGGGCGACGAGGCCGCGCTCCTGGAGCAGCGCGAGGATGCGCGTCATGGACGGCGGCTGCACGTGCTCCTTGCGGGCC
Proteins encoded:
- a CDS encoding MarR family transcriptional regulator, whose protein sequence is MPHLKLDSPPDADAVNELRMAVLRLSRRLRHLSTDRTLSLAELSALGTLVRCGPLAPGELARKEHVQPPSMTRILALLQERGLVALAPHPEDRRQKLVAATDEAAEVVTASRAKRNEWLAALAEQLDEEEWATLRSAAPVLHRLAHL
- a CDS encoding MFS transporter → MSPGPGADSAPAPLTTTDKISTFSSFRIRNYRIHFASSVVSNIGTWMQRIAQDWLVHELTDSAAAVGITMALQFLPMLLFGLYGGVLADRLDKRRLLLATQGALGVTGLTLAALTLSGVVAVWHVYAVAFVVGLVTVVDNPARQTFVSDMVGPRLLRNAVSLNSGNFQSARLVGPAVAGVMISAVGSGWAFLLNGLSFAAPIIGLLMMRTSELNPAERAPRGKGQLREGLAYVGRRPDLLWLIVLVGFIGTFGFNAAIWLVAFTDTVFHSEAGTYGLLNSLMAAGSVVGALLAARRTSRRTRFTVAAGALFGVALFAASLAPSFWLFALLMPVVGIMSLTFQVTANSSIQLGSDPAMRGRVISLFMMVFVGGTPIGGPLTGWITDEFGARMGMASGGLVCLLSAMGVALVLARIGGLRLEISLRPGRRRVAFVPREAKEMTATA